The Skermanella rosea sequence GCTCGACGGCCGTTTCTCCTCGATCGGCACAACCCCGGACGAGGCGACCGTCAGGGACTTGGTGGACTGGCTCGGCCGCACCAGCCCGGACGGGGTCTGGGAGACCGACCGGCTTTCCCGGGTCTGGCCCGGCGGCGACGGCATGCGAGGCATCGCCTCCGGCGTCCTGGCGCTCTCGGTCTCGCGCAGCCCGCGCGACTATATCCTGTGGTTCCGGCCGGAGGTCGTCAGGACGGTCACCTGGGCCGGCAACCCGAACAAGCCGGTGGAGGCGACGTCCGCCGGCGACCGGCTCTCGCCGCGCCGCTCCTTCGAGGCCTGGAGGGAGGAGGTCCGCGGCCGCTCCCGGCCCTGGAGCGAGGCGGAAGTCGCCGCGGTCCGGACGCTCCGCACTACCCTGCTCGAAGTGGTGCTCCAGCGGGTCGACCAGATCGCGAAGGAACGCGAGGCGGCCCGGCGCAGCCAGGAGCTCCTGCTCGCGGAGCTGGACCATCGGGTCAAGAACACGCTCGCCAACATCCAGGCGCTGGTCCAGTACTCGGCCTCCGGGCACCGGGGCAGCTCGACCGCGCTGGAGGACTTCACCACCTCCTTCGGCCAGCGTCTCCGCGCGATGGCCTATGCCCACAGCCTGCTGACCCGCAGCCGCTGGGAAGGCGCCGACCTGCGCAGCCTGCTGGAGGAGGAGATGCGCGCCCACGACGATCCCCGGGCCGCCGGCCGGCTGCGTCTCGACGGCCCGCCGATCCTGCTGCGTCCCAAGGCGGCGCTGGCGCTCAGCATGGCCGTCCACGAACTGGTCACCAACGCCGCCAAGTACGGCTCGCTCTCGACCCCCTCCGGCACCGTCGAGGTGCGCTGGGCGCTGGCCGGCCCCGCCGAGGCCCGGATCTTCACGCTCGACTGGACCGAGCGCGGCGGCCCCGCCGTGACGCCCCCGGATCGCAGCGGCTTCGGCCGCATCGTCATCGAGAGGAGCCTGGCCTACGAGGTGGACGGGACCAGCCGGCTCGATTTCGAGCCCGAGGGCGTGCGCTGCCGCATCGGCATCCCGGAGGAGCACGTGATCGGCGTCGCTCCGCCCCCCTCGCCGCCGGATGCCGGACCGTGCGATCCCGCTCCGGCCGCGTCCCGGAAGCCCCGCCGGGTCCTGCTGGTCGAGGACTCGGCCCTGGTCGCGATGCAGGTCGAGCAAATGCTCCTGGCCGCCGGGTGCGAGGTGGTCGGTCCGGCCGCCCGCGTCGCCGCGGCGCTCAAGCTGGCCCGGGAGGAATCGGTCGACGCCGCGATCCTCGACATCGATCTCCACGGGACTCCCTCCTGGGATATCGCCGACGTCCTGGCCGACCGCGGCATCCCCTTCCTGCTCGCCACCGGCTTCAGCTCCGACGAGGCCCTGCCCGAGCGCTTCCGCCATGTCCGGCGCCTGCTCAAGCCCTACTCCTCCGGCGACTTCGCGGAAGCGCTCGATACCCTGCTCGGGACGGCGGCCTACCCGGCGTAGACGGCGTCGAAGAACGCCTCCTCCAGCACCATCATTCTCCGGAAATTGTCGCGCATGGCGGCCCCGGTCCCCTCGTCCGCCGCCGCCCCGACCCGGTCGGTCTCCTCGCGCAGCCAGGTGACGAAGGCCTCGAACTCGGGAATCGCGTGCAGGTCGATCCACTCCGCCAGCCAGAACCGCTCCGGCCGCCGGGCCGGGCAGGCCTGCGCCCAGGTCAGGTAGCTCCACTCCGCCGCCACCAGCACGGCGAGGATGCGCGGATAGCTGCCACTTCGCCCGGCCCCCTCCAGCACGGCGATGAAGTCCCGCGTCACCGGTCCCAGCTCTGGCGTCTTCCAGGTTCCCTCGGGGATGCCCAGCGCCTCGAACGACCGGAGGAAGAAATCGTTCTCATCGGCGGTGACCGCCGCCGCGAAGCCGGCGAACCGCCGCTTCGACGGCATCGCCGGCGCCGCCGCGATGGCGCTTCCAAGCAGCGAGACGAAGCTGTTCACGAAGGCGTAGTCCTGCACCAGGTAACGCCCCGCGACAGCATCGTCCAGGGTATCCTCGCCCAGCTCCCGGGCGAACCGGTGCGTCGTCATCCGCGTCCAATGCGGCTCGGCCTCCTGCCTCAACCAATCGGTGAAACGCGCCTCTGGGTCGTTCTTCCTGTACTCGGCGAAACTCATGCTCCCGGGCCTTCCCTTGTCTTCCGTTTCCTCGCCGCCGAGGATAGCCCGCCGGCACCCGTCATGACACCC is a genomic window containing:
- a CDS encoding HWE histidine kinase domain-containing protein; translated protein: MIVSSPSFGTVDLTNCDREPIEIPGSIQPHGVLVVLHPETLCILQAAGPTETLLGSAPGDLAGVPFASLVNADAIGVIRDVLARANLIPRSENLFSFELAAAGRRFDASVHAGEAGLVVELEPVDGATPLPPGGPLGLVQSMLGALQGAATLRDFCQGAAEEVRRVTGFARVMIYRFNQDDSGHVFAESRREGIGSYLDLHYPASDIPAQARDLYRRNWLRLIPDARYRPAPLVPPVSPLTGRPVNLAHCALRSVSPLHLEYLANMNVRASMSLSILHGDRLWGLVACHHDEPRYLAHGVRAACELFAQMFSFQLDARLKAEMLEEAMRMHGVHDRLVGVISRDPDLAGGLVRHKPNLQDYVPCSGVALWLDGRFSSIGTTPDEATVRDLVDWLGRTSPDGVWETDRLSRVWPGGDGMRGIASGVLALSVSRSPRDYILWFRPEVVRTVTWAGNPNKPVEATSAGDRLSPRRSFEAWREEVRGRSRPWSEAEVAAVRTLRTTLLEVVLQRVDQIAKEREAARRSQELLLAELDHRVKNTLANIQALVQYSASGHRGSSTALEDFTTSFGQRLRAMAYAHSLLTRSRWEGADLRSLLEEEMRAHDDPRAAGRLRLDGPPILLRPKAALALSMAVHELVTNAAKYGSLSTPSGTVEVRWALAGPAEARIFTLDWTERGGPAVTPPDRSGFGRIVIERSLAYEVDGTSRLDFEPEGVRCRIGIPEEHVIGVAPPPSPPDAGPCDPAPAASRKPRRVLLVEDSALVAMQVEQMLLAAGCEVVGPAARVAAALKLAREESVDAAILDIDLHGTPSWDIADVLADRGIPFLLATGFSSDEALPERFRHVRRLLKPYSSGDFAEALDTLLGTAAYPA
- a CDS encoding TenA family protein, coding for MSFAEYRKNDPEARFTDWLRQEAEPHWTRMTTHRFARELGEDTLDDAVAGRYLVQDYAFVNSFVSLLGSAIAAAPAMPSKRRFAGFAAAVTADENDFFLRSFEALGIPEGTWKTPELGPVTRDFIAVLEGAGRSGSYPRILAVLVAAEWSYLTWAQACPARRPERFWLAEWIDLHAIPEFEAFVTWLREETDRVGAAADEGTGAAMRDNFRRMMVLEEAFFDAVYAG